A window of the Penaeus monodon isolate SGIC_2016 chromosome 38, NSTDA_Pmon_1, whole genome shotgun sequence genome harbors these coding sequences:
- the LOC119597144 gene encoding LOW QUALITY PROTEIN: protein-associating with the carboxyl-terminal domain of ezrin-like (The sequence of the model RefSeq protein was modified relative to this genomic sequence to represent the inferred CDS: deleted 2 bases in 1 codon) codes for MGNGNSSFTQLEVDRDRGGVYEDWTMAPGELGDVPVTVFSAAHPPSSRKRPYIERALQASRVYRHPGLLKYIDGGIIGEVVVITERAKPLLHHDLDQMSPLHISAGLLSIIDTLVFLHDRAGVSHNNVSAASIFITSDGTWKLWGLEYSCSFGELTRDHIEHINGYCHEKSIPPDDKARITPAYQHARDSYAFACLVEEILTPDRVAVMSPDIAGAEEFISWLRSSGKNKDWTQRPRLSLLANHQIFHHDLKLHHNLTNVLLLSDHKREEFVKSLADSLCKYPEELVSSTLAGALLSRPLLLHPAAATHLMPKLLIPQSSSEKEGESGLFSPEVFRRDIIPQVVRLYSVHDATVRNILLTFLPHYVSLIPEDILANDVLPELLLGIRDSSDTLVTATLHALAHLVPILGANRVIGENRQHLFTTAKPKAAASLPVGKGMVPHQLKNSEGTAKNTNVKPWTTSSKRTKSSEPPVPPPRSISLTPESVSQDPKSEEAASLDSLSVESLVLTQIPERSSPDGGEDHSSSTNTYVGASEMGVTDTDAWSDWEEMQDSPAQDFSGALLAVNQDKLKGFDDWGNGEDDGTSDGDVLKENTLTSVAPSKKTWSDHTSSHDVRYGDTTSPYPKSSSSMKLNSVSQKNSEKHIEPKRSQNLGEEYDILAIKVNKKHDAEMDLFADIAPQFNTKKYDLETMLLEATSKSQGNPKVRTLSVSETLAGTDVSNSDVGEAWAEEGAWGDQIDLLLESATSSPSKETQEESDRLTSFNSSDLPEKVDLAFGKTPSQAKKQEANGGLVDTWDEGWGSDF; via the exons ATGGGGAATGGGAACAGTTCTTTTACTCAGCTGGAGGTGGATCGAGATCGAGGAGGA GTATATGAAGACTGGACAATGGCCCCAGGAGAATTGGGAGATGTTCCTGTTACAGTATTCTCAGCTGCTCATCCTCCAAGTTCCAGAAAGAGGCCGTATATTGAAAGGGCATTACAG GCCAGTCGTGTATACAGACATCCAGGACTACTAAAGTACATCGATGGTGGTATTATAGGGGAAGTTGTTGTAATAACCGAAAGAGCAAAACCACTGCTACACCACGACTTGGATCAAATGTCACCACTGCACATCTCAGCTGGATTGTTGTCCATTATAGATACTCTGGTTTTTCTTCATGATAGG GCTGGTGTAAGTCATAATAATGTCAGTGCTGCCAGTATATTCATCACTAGTGATGGAACATGGAAATTATGGGGACTGGAGTATTCATGCAG TTTTGGGGAGCTAACTCGAGATCACATTGAACACATTAATGGTTACTGTCATGAAAAATCAATACCACCGGATGATAAAGCAAGAATAACACCTGCATATCAACATGCTCGCGATTCTTATGCATTTGCCTGTCTCGTAGAAGAAATTTTAACACCTGACAGAGTGGCAG TTATGTCCCCAGATATTGCCGGGGCGGAAGAGTTCATTTCTTGGCTTCGCAGCAGCGGCAAGAACAAGGACTGGACACAGAGGCCTCGATTATCTCTTTTAGCAAACCACCAGATATTCCACCATGAC TTGAAACTCCACCACAATCTTACCAATGTCCTCCTGCTTTCGGATCACAAGAGGGAAGAATTTGTCAA GTCTTTAGCCGACTCCCTGTGCAAGTATCCAGAGGAGCTGGTTTCAAGTACCTTGGCTGGAGCACTATTGAGTCGTCCTCTGCTACTGCATCCAGCAGCTGCAACCCATCTTATGCCCAAGCTGCTCATACCTCAGTCAA GctcagaaaaagaaggggaatctGGACTGTTTTCCCCAGAGGTCTTCCGTCGGGACATTATCCCACAGGTGGTGAGGCTCTACAGCGTCCATGATGCTACCGTGAGAAACattctcctcactttcctcccccaCTACGTGTCACTGATTCCTGAAGACATCTTAGCTAATGATGTt CTGCCAGAACTTCTTTTGGGTATACGAGATTCCAGTGATACTCTAGTGACAGCAACACTACACGCTCTCGCACATTTAGTTCCTATCCTTGGAGCCAATAGAGTCATAGGGGAAAATCGGCAGCATCTCTTCACCACTGCCAAACCCAAG GCAGCAGCAAGTTTGCCAGTAGGGAAAGGAATGGTGCCTCATCAACTAAAAAATAGTGAAGGAACGGCCAAGAACACCAACGTTAAGCCATGGACCACTTCTTCCAAAAGAACTAAATCTTCAG AACCACCAGTGCCGCCACCAAGGTCCATCTCCCTTACCCCAGAATCAGTAAGCCAAGATCCGAAATCAGAGGAAGCTGCCTCTCTAGATAGCTTATCCGTGGAGAGCTTGGTCCTAACACAGATCCCAGAGAGAAGTTCCCCAGATGGTGGCGAAGACCACAGTAGTTCCACCAACACCTATGTGGGGGCTTCAGAAATGGGGGTGACAGACACTGATGCATGGTCAGACTGGGAGGAAATGCAGGACAGTCCGGCACAAGATTTCTCTGGGGCGCTGCTTGCCGTGAACCAAGATAAGCTGAAGGGCTTTGATGACTGGGGGAATGGTGAAGATGACGGGACCTCTGATGGTGATGTGCTAAAAGAGAATACTTTGACGAGTGTTGCGCCCTCAAAGAAAACTTGGTCTGATCACACAAGCTCACATGATGTAAGATATGGGGATACTACTAGTCCTTATCCCAAATCTAGTTCAAGTATGAAGCTGAACAGTGTCTCGCAGAAAAATTCTGAGAAACATATTGAACCAAAGAGGTCTCAGAATCTTGGAGAGGAATACGATATCTTAGCTATTAAAGTCAATAAAAAGCACGATGCAGAAATGGACTTATTTGCAGACATTGCACCACAATTTAACACAAAGAAGTATGATCTGGAAACAATGTTATTGGAAGCCACCTCCAAATCTCAAGGAAACCCAAAAGTTAGAACTCTCTCAGTCTCAGAAACACTTGCCGGGACGGATGTCAGTAATTCTGATGTGGGGGAGGCTTGGGCAGAGGAAGGAGCCTGGGGGGACCAGATTGATCTTCTCCTCGAGTCGGCCACCAGTTCACCTTCAAAGGAAACACAGGAGGAAAGTGACAGACTAACGTCCTTTAATTCTAGTGACCTGCCTGAAAAAGTAGATTTAGCCTTTGGGAAAACTCCAAGTCAGGCTAAGAAACAAGAAGCAAATGGAGGCTTAGTAGATACATGGGATGAGGGATGGGGAAGTGATTTTTAA